From the genome of Bosea sp. Tri-49, one region includes:
- a CDS encoding arginyltransferase, which translates to MTRPLRDAPQFYLTSPTPCPYLPGREERKVFTHLVGARARDLNDVLSHGGFRRSQSIAYRPACETCRACISVRIIVADFRPSRSFRKIASHNSDLIGEALPPQPRSEHYSLFRAYLDERHPDGGMATMSALDFAMMVEDTHVETSLIEYRRRSPDSGFTGRGQGDLYAFALTDRLSDGLSMVYSVYDPALEARSLGTFMVLEHVERARKLGLPYVYLGYWVEGSPKMAYKARFLPQERLMPQGWERFG; encoded by the coding sequence GTGACACGCCCTTTGCGGGATGCCCCGCAATTCTACCTGACCTCGCCGACGCCCTGCCCCTATCTGCCGGGTCGCGAGGAACGCAAGGTGTTCACGCACCTCGTCGGCGCGCGGGCGCGCGACCTCAACGATGTGCTCTCACACGGCGGCTTCCGGCGCTCTCAGAGCATCGCCTATCGCCCGGCCTGCGAAACCTGCCGGGCCTGCATCTCGGTCAGGATCATCGTCGCCGATTTCCGGCCTTCGCGCAGCTTCCGCAAGATCGCCTCGCACAACAGCGACCTGATCGGCGAGGCGTTGCCGCCACAGCCGCGCTCCGAGCACTATTCGTTGTTCCGCGCCTATCTCGACGAGCGCCACCCCGATGGCGGCATGGCGACGATGTCGGCACTCGACTTCGCCATGATGGTCGAGGACACCCATGTCGAGACCAGCCTGATCGAATACCGCCGGCGCAGCCCCGACAGCGGCTTCACCGGACGAGGCCAGGGCGACCTCTATGCCTTCGCCCTGACCGATCGGCTGAGCGACGGACTCTCGATGGTCTATTCGGTCTACGATCCCGCGCTTGAGGCCCGTTCGCTCGGCACCTTCATGGTGCTCGAGCACGTCGAGCGCGCCCGCAAGCTCGGCCTGCCCTATGTCTATCTCGGTTACTGGGTCGAGGGCTCGCCGAAGATGGCCTACAAGGCCCGCTTCCTGCCGCAGGAGCGCCTGATGCCGCAGGGCTGGGAGCGCTTCGGCTGA
- a CDS encoding UxaA family hydrolase — MSQHDPRLILLDPRDNVFVARTRLPAGEPIETGSGPAVIDRDIALAHKIARRAIAPGEKILKYGAPIGVATVAIATGQHVHVQNMKSDYTPTYHLEDERKAGAAQ, encoded by the coding sequence ATGTCCCAGCACGATCCCCGCCTGATCCTGCTCGATCCGCGCGACAACGTCTTCGTCGCGCGCACCCGCCTGCCAGCGGGCGAGCCCATCGAGACCGGCAGCGGTCCGGCGGTGATCGACCGCGACATCGCCCTCGCCCACAAGATCGCCCGGCGCGCCATCGCGCCCGGCGAGAAGATCCTGAAATACGGTGCGCCGATCGGCGTGGCGACGGTCGCCATCGCCACCGGCCAGCACGTCCATGTCCAGAACATGAAGAGCGACTACACGCCGACCTATCATCTGGAAGACGAGCGAAAGGCGGGAGCGGCGCAATGA
- a CDS encoding RraA family protein, translated as MTDTLTERLERCYTGIIHDTMRAMGLKDFTLPPALRPLLPGVKLAGPAFTVEGKTGEFDAHETLLGWTGLLSAAKPGHVWVCQPNTEEVALMGELSAETLKNKGVRGCIIDGLSRDTEFMVEMGFQAYFKAYTPRDIVGFWLPKAVDEPIKIGEVWIRPGDYILADRDGVVRIPVEIIEEVLEKSETAISAENKVRTAILAGTDPQQAYLQFGKF; from the coding sequence ATGACGGATACGCTGACCGAGCGCCTCGAACGCTGCTACACCGGCATTATTCACGACACGATGCGTGCCATGGGGCTGAAGGACTTCACCCTGCCGCCGGCGCTGCGCCCGCTGCTGCCCGGCGTGAAGCTCGCTGGCCCGGCCTTCACCGTCGAGGGCAAGACCGGCGAATTCGATGCGCACGAGACCCTGCTCGGCTGGACCGGCCTGCTCTCCGCCGCCAAGCCCGGCCACGTCTGGGTCTGCCAGCCGAACACCGAGGAGGTCGCGCTGATGGGCGAGCTCTCGGCCGAGACACTGAAGAACAAGGGCGTGCGCGGCTGCATCATCGACGGCCTGTCGCGCGACACCGAATTCATGGTCGAAATGGGCTTCCAGGCCTATTTCAAGGCCTATACGCCGCGCGACATCGTCGGATTCTGGCTGCCCAAGGCGGTCGACGAGCCGATCAAGATCGGCGAGGTCTGGATCCGCCCGGGCGACTACATCCTTGCCGACCGCGACGGCGTCGTCCGCATCCCGGTCGAGATCATCGAGGAAGTGCTGGAGAAATCCGAGACGGCGATCTCGGCGGAGAACAAGGTGCGCACCGCGATCCTCGCGGGCACCGACCCGCAGCAGGCCTATCTGCAATTCGGCAAGTTCTGA